One stretch of Eretmochelys imbricata isolate rEreImb1 chromosome 1, rEreImb1.hap1, whole genome shotgun sequence DNA includes these proteins:
- the CREBZF gene encoding CREB/ATF bZIP transcription factor encodes MRHSLTQLLAASSGGESPSAAAWQLPRAGPAPGAGGGHGGEEEPEGPRTKPQRWDAAVLEQPQQGRGEAAAGAEELAEQEDPFAGLGLELGDLLEAAQPHWDLDVEPSGCFCGQQDEPEPPLSAPGRSSCGASPGGVGASPGGVATGSRLKAAAAARLNRLKKKQYVLGLESRLQGLAAENRQLRDRNRGLNRRLRDLERETNYLRAVLANQSALGQLLNRLAGAGGLRLRTSLFRDMDPPHQHPPQTGESRDHDYALPSQDAGELEAEERPASGGICLHVDRDQLSVEFCSLCARRACASFKIFFFRCLPCQAPLCRG; translated from the exons atgcgCCACAGCCTGACCCAGCTGCTGGCGGCCTCGTCGGGCGGGGAGAGCCCCTCGGCCGCCGCCTGGCAGCTCCCCCGCGCGGGGCCGGCCCCTGGGGCCGGAGGCGGCCATGGCGGGGAGGAGGAGCCGGAGGGCCCCCGCACCAAGCCGCAGCGCTGGGACGCGGCCGTCCTGGAGCAGCcgcagcaggggcggggggaggcggcCGCTGGGGCCGAGGAGCTGGCCGAGCAGGAGGACCCGTtcgcggggctggggctggagctgggcgaTCTGCTGGAGGCGGCCCAGCCGCACTGGGACCTGGATGTGGAGCCGAGCGGCTGCTTCTGCGGGCAGCAGGACGAGCCGGAGCCACCCCTGAGCGCGCCGGGCCGGAGCAGCTGCGGGGCCAGCCCGGGCGGGGTCGGGGCCAGCCCGGGCGGGGTGGCGACGGGGAGCCGGCTGAAGGCGGCGGCCGCGGCCCGCCTGAACCGGCTGAAGAAGAAGCAGTACGTGTTGGGGTTGGAGAGCCGCCTGCAGGGCCTGGCCGCGGAGAACCGGCAGCTGCGGGACCGCAACCGGGGGCTGAACCGGCGCCTGCGGGATCTGGAGCGGGAAACTAACTACCTGCGGGCCGTGCTGGCCAACCAGAgcgccctggggcagctgctgaaCCGCCTGGCCGGGGCGGGCGGGCTCAGGCTCCGTACCAGCCTCTTCAGGGACATGGACCCGCCCCATCAGCACCCACCACAGACTGGCGAGAGCCGCGACCACGACTACGCCCTGCCGAGCCAGGATGCTGGCGAGCTGGAGGCGGAGGAGCGGCCGGCCTCCGGCGGGATCTGCCTCCACGTGGACAGGGATCAGCTGTCGGTGGAGTTCTGCTCCCTGTGTGCCAGGCGGGCATGTGCCTCCTTCAAAAT TTTCTTTTTTAGGTGCTTGCCCTGCCAGGCTCCGTTGTGTAGGGGTTAA
- the CCDC89 gene encoding coiled-coil domain-containing protein 89: MPQDEKDPEMSCPTNDPKEAELETKGDMGDLYEALEKLHGLSDGEKGEKALLRSRLHEQSQLICILKKRADDTLMRCKALESLNMELEELRMEDSVRLESQTRRAQQLEERFMDLAANHEDMIRFKDEHKQQNMLLREENKRLRHENNSLFSKALKKKEAEVLQLTSQGTRLSQEVDSLKERCAQESHRAQEREKELLEAQSQQSSVHARETDLLRSQLQSLEEKHCQIAAQLEQAERQQKAEGSKLQAKLERVIREKEELLHLAMERGKTLQEKQREIQQLEKKLESAERARLTAEERFVREVAAVDSNLRVQELQRRLEGNEQAYSELWMQFDAYKKHSMDLLTKEKELNNKLRHFMS, encoded by the coding sequence ATGCCTCAGGATGAGAAAGACCCTGAGATGTCCTGCCCCACAAATGATCCAAAGGAGGCTGAATTAGAAACAAAAGGAGACATGGGCGATCTGTATGAGGCCCTGGAGAAGCTCCATGGGCTCTctgatggggagaagggggagaaggCTCTGCTACGTTCACGCCTCCATGAGCAGTCTCAGCTCATCTGCATATTGAAGAAGCGAGCGGATGATACCCTAATGCGCTGCAAGGCACTGGAAAGTCTCAACATGGAGCTGGAGGAGTTGAGGATGGAGGATAGTGTGAGGCTGGAAAGTCAGACCCGGCGGGCCCAGCAGCTGGAGGAGCGCTTTATGGACTTGGCTGCCAACCATGAGGACATGATTCGCTTCAAGGATgagcacaagcagcagaacatgCTGCTGAGGGAGGAAAATAAGCGCCTGAGGCATGAAAACAATAGCCTTTTCAGCAAGGCTCTGAAGAAGAAGGAGGCTGAGGTTCTCCAGCTCACTTCCCAGGGGACGAGGCTCTCTCAGGAGGTAGATTCTTTAAAAGAGAGATGTGCTCAAGAGAGCCACAGAGCCCAGGAGCGAGAGAAGGAGCTACTGGAAGCTCAGAGCCAACAATCCAGTGTCCATGCCAGGGAAACTGATTTACTGAGAAGCCAACTGCAAAGCCTGGAGGAGAAGCACTGCCAAATTGCTGCACAGCTGGAGCAGGCAGAAAGGCAACAAAAGGCTGAGGGCAGCAAGCTGCAAGCCAAGTTGGAGAGGGTGATCCGTGAGAAAGAGGAGCTGCTGCATCTGGCTATGGAGAGGGGCAAGACACTGCAGGAGAAGCAACGGGAAATTcagcagctggagaagaagcTGGAGTCTGCAGAGAGGGCCAGGCTGACAGCAGAGGAGCGCTTTGTGAGAGAGGTAGCAGCAGTGGACAGCAACCTAAGGGTCCAAGAGCTGCAGCGACGTCTGGAGGGAAATGAGCAAGCATACAGTGAGCTCTGGATGCAGTTTGATGCTTACAAGAAACACAGCATGGACTTACTTACTAAAGAAAAAGAGCTGAACAACAAACTCCGCCACTTCATGTCATAA